A genomic region of Mesobacillus jeotgali contains the following coding sequences:
- a CDS encoding helix-turn-helix domain-containing protein, with amino-acid sequence MDRADIIGKQIKYLRNQAQITQSQLAEGIGTQAQISKIESGEVIPLCTTLYEIAYKLGVDVNYFYNQAYHPRFDYVNEIKYQIRKSIRERNYEEVEQLIRAEEAHLAFKMPINHQFMLWHKGVVEYYIRKDVNKSLNLLETAFMIGKGKNSNLPISIQDIEILNSQAIIYNEISDFNHSVEIYKNALNYLKNMPEIPDKRVVIRLYYGIAKSLFKLELFKESISYCNKGINLCLNEELLYLLGELHYEAGQNYQALNNNIKASDHYSRAKETFYISNRKEFLEATESKLIQIQKSGR; translated from the coding sequence GTGGACAGAGCAGACATAATCGGCAAGCAAATCAAATACCTTCGTAATCAAGCTCAAATCACTCAAAGCCAGCTAGCAGAGGGAATCGGTACCCAAGCGCAAATAAGTAAGATCGAGAGCGGCGAGGTTATTCCTTTATGCACTACCTTATATGAAATTGCTTATAAGTTAGGGGTGGATGTTAACTATTTCTATAATCAAGCATATCATCCAAGATTTGATTATGTTAATGAAATAAAATATCAGATCAGAAAATCCATCCGGGAACGTAATTATGAAGAAGTGGAGCAACTCATAAGAGCAGAGGAAGCTCACCTGGCGTTTAAGATGCCGATCAACCATCAATTTATGCTCTGGCATAAGGGAGTAGTAGAATATTATATCCGGAAAGATGTTAATAAATCATTAAACCTTCTAGAAACAGCTTTTATGATTGGAAAAGGAAAGAATAGCAATCTTCCCATCTCCATACAGGACATTGAAATCTTGAACAGTCAAGCTATCATTTATAACGAAATTTCGGATTTCAATCATTCTGTAGAAATATATAAAAATGCTCTAAACTACTTAAAAAACATGCCAGAAATTCCCGATAAAAGAGTAGTGATCCGTCTATATTATGGAATTGCTAAGTCCCTTTTTAAATTAGAATTATTTAAAGAATCCATATCATATTGTAACAAAGGGATTAATCTCTGCTTGAATGAAGAGTTGCTGTATTTATTAGGGGAACTTCATTATGAAGCTGGCCAGAATTATCAGGCTTTAAACAACAACATTAAAGCCTCAGATCATTATTCCCGGGCAAAAGAAACGTTCTATATTTCTAATAGAAAAGAATTTCTTGAAGCTACGGAAAGCAAACTAATCCAAATTCAAAAATCAGGACGGTAA
- a CDS encoding SGNH/GDSL hydrolase family protein produces the protein MKSFLTTLLAIICGAVLLWGNIHWSNKTAVKVDGASVTKAVEKPAEKSVEKNDDPQEQEDGILSLTKNWPAEAIETFKKAQEEGQAYKILIVGSNALGDEPNGWAYQTKDGLTEAFGGENLIVEIMKYETTSLNFVQENHQEELASAEADLIIFEPFTLNDNTNGVGTENSLINVQRVLDQIEEVNTNTVVILNPPNPLYNAKYYPLQVEALKEYAEENDIPYLDHWTAWPELDSQEMNDYLTNGSPNEKGHELWAQFMLDYLVAKN, from the coding sequence ATGAAATCATTTCTTACTACTTTACTGGCAATCATATGCGGAGCCGTCTTGCTGTGGGGGAATATCCACTGGAGTAACAAGACAGCTGTTAAGGTGGACGGAGCTAGTGTAACGAAGGCAGTTGAAAAACCTGCTGAAAAAAGTGTAGAAAAGAACGATGATCCGCAAGAACAGGAAGATGGGATTCTATCCCTAACTAAAAACTGGCCTGCAGAAGCTATAGAAACCTTCAAGAAGGCTCAAGAAGAGGGACAAGCATATAAGATACTCATTGTCGGATCTAACGCATTAGGAGACGAACCAAATGGCTGGGCTTACCAGACGAAGGACGGACTGACAGAAGCATTTGGTGGGGAGAACTTGATTGTTGAAATAATGAAGTATGAGACTACCTCCCTGAATTTTGTTCAGGAAAACCATCAGGAAGAACTGGCATCGGCTGAAGCTGACTTAATTATTTTCGAACCATTCACTTTGAATGATAATACGAATGGAGTCGGCACGGAAAATTCACTGATTAATGTCCAGCGGGTTTTAGATCAAATTGAAGAAGTAAATACCAATACAGTGGTGATCCTGAATCCTCCTAATCCTTTATATAATGCGAAGTATTACCCATTACAGGTTGAGGCATTGAAGGAATATGCCGAGGAAAACGACATCCCTTACCTGGACCACTGGACAGCATGGCCAGAGCTGGATTCACAAGAGATGAATGACTACCTGACCAACGGTTCGCCTAATGAAAAGGGACATGAACTATGGGCTCAGTTTATGCTGGATTATTTGGTTGCAAAGAATTAA
- a CDS encoding CpsD/CapB family tyrosine-protein kinase, whose protein sequence is MVNKKSTKKKLMDNKRKLVTKLDPKSPISEQYRTIRTNIHFSSIDKEITTLMVTSTGPGEGKSTTAANLAVTFAQQGKQVLIVDADMRKPTVHYTFNQTNSVGLTSVLTNQTPLLDAVKLTDVANLMVLSSGPIPPNPSELLSSRAMQSFIEEATKNFSVILFDTPPVLAVTDAQILANQCDGTILVVSSGLTEQDQALRAKEMLTSAKGKMLGVVLNNKKMDGKEQYYYYGAN, encoded by the coding sequence ATGGTAAATAAAAAAAGCACGAAGAAAAAACTAATGGATAATAAAAGGAAGTTGGTTACGAAGCTGGATCCTAAGTCCCCAATCTCTGAACAATACAGGACAATCAGGACGAATATCCATTTTTCTTCTATTGATAAAGAGATCACAACATTAATGGTGACATCGACAGGACCAGGGGAAGGGAAGTCGACCACTGCAGCCAACCTTGCTGTTACCTTTGCGCAGCAAGGCAAGCAAGTCCTTATTGTCGATGCGGATATGAGGAAACCGACAGTGCATTATACTTTCAACCAGACTAATTCTGTCGGATTGACGAGTGTGTTAACAAACCAGACGCCTTTATTGGATGCTGTGAAACTGACGGATGTTGCGAACCTAATGGTGCTTTCAAGCGGTCCGATCCCTCCGAATCCATCGGAGCTGTTGTCATCGCGAGCAATGCAATCGTTCATTGAAGAAGCCACTAAAAATTTCTCAGTGATCCTGTTCGATACTCCACCGGTTTTGGCTGTTACAGATGCACAAATCCTTGCGAACCAGTGTGATGGGACGATTCTTGTTGTTAGCTCGGGGTTAACTGAACAAGATCAGGCGCTAAGAGCGAAAGAAATGCTGACTTCCGCAAAGGGTAAGATGCTGGGGGTTGTATTGAACAATAAAAAGATGGATGGAAAAGAACAATATTATTATTACGGGGCAAATTGA
- a CDS encoding YveK family protein: protein MEETISLKELMQTLRKRLNLILVITLIAVLISGIISFFFLTPIYQASTQILVNQTKNDQASYNVGEVQTNLQLINTYNVIIKSPAILDLVSKELDLDMAASELNGKINVQSQQNSQVVNITVQDPDAKKAADIANKTAEVFQREIVKIMNVDNVSILAKATIVDNQSPIKPKPLLNIAIALVVGLMAGVGIAFLIEYLDNTIKTEQDIEKVLGMPVLGVVATISDTKERASRQESNSRVRGESHGK, encoded by the coding sequence ATGGAAGAGACAATCAGTTTAAAAGAATTAATGCAGACATTGAGGAAAAGATTGAATTTGATTTTAGTAATTACATTGATTGCTGTCCTAATCAGCGGGATCATCAGTTTCTTTTTCCTGACACCTATATATCAGGCATCTACACAAATATTAGTTAACCAGACAAAGAATGACCAGGCTTCTTATAATGTAGGCGAAGTACAGACGAACCTGCAGTTGATCAATACGTATAACGTCATCATTAAAAGCCCGGCTATTTTGGATTTGGTAAGCAAAGAGTTAGATTTAGATATGGCTGCGAGCGAATTGAATGGCAAAATAAATGTTCAGAGTCAGCAGAATTCTCAGGTTGTGAATATCACAGTTCAAGACCCGGATGCTAAAAAGGCTGCTGATATCGCGAATAAAACAGCTGAAGTATTTCAAAGAGAAATCGTGAAAATCATGAATGTCGATAATGTAAGCATTCTGGCAAAAGCAACAATCGTTGATAACCAATCCCCAATTAAACCTAAGCCGCTGCTTAACATCGCGATTGCATTGGTTGTCGGTTTAATGGCTGGTGTAGGAATCGCGTTCCTGATCGAATATCTCGATAACACAATCAAGACAGAACAAGATATCGAAAAAGTTCTTGGCATGCCAGTGCTTGGAGTTGTCGCTACGATCAGCGATACAAAGGAAAGAGCCAGCCGCCAGGAAAGCAATAGCAGGGTAAGAGGTGAGTCGCATGGTAAATAA
- the galU gene encoding UTP--glucose-1-phosphate uridylyltransferase GalU, whose amino-acid sequence MKKVRKAIIPAAGLGTRFLPATKAMPKEMLPIVDKPTIQYIVEEAVASGIEDIIIVTGKGKRAIEDHFDFAHELEQNLLEKGKLDILEKVRYSTKLADIHYIRQKEPKGLGHAVWCARNFIGDEPFAVLLGDDIVQSDTPCLRQLIEQYKETHSSVIGVQTVPDSETHRYGIVEPSIQNDRRYQVENFVEKPAPGTAPSNLAIMGRYVLTPEIFMFLDQMETGAGGEIQLTDAIQKLNQIQRVFAYDFEGKRYDVGEKVGFVKTTLEFALQDEGLRPEVLAYLDEVMAKEKVK is encoded by the coding sequence ATGAAAAAAGTTAGAAAAGCGATCATTCCGGCAGCAGGATTAGGAACACGATTCCTGCCAGCGACGAAGGCAATGCCGAAAGAAATGTTGCCGATAGTAGATAAACCAACTATCCAATACATAGTTGAAGAAGCAGTTGCTTCAGGTATTGAGGATATTATCATTGTTACTGGTAAGGGTAAACGCGCGATAGAGGATCACTTTGATTTTGCCCATGAGCTTGAGCAAAATCTTTTGGAAAAAGGGAAGTTGGATATTCTTGAAAAGGTACGTTATTCTACAAAACTGGCAGATATTCATTATATTAGGCAGAAGGAACCTAAGGGGCTTGGACATGCAGTATGGTGTGCGCGTAACTTTATCGGTGACGAACCTTTTGCGGTACTTCTTGGTGATGATATTGTTCAGAGTGATACTCCTTGTCTACGGCAGTTGATTGAGCAATATAAAGAAACTCATTCTTCTGTGATTGGTGTGCAAACGGTACCGGATAGTGAGACGCATCGCTATGGAATTGTTGAACCTTCTATTCAAAATGATAGAAGATATCAGGTAGAGAATTTTGTGGAGAAGCCTGCACCGGGAACAGCGCCTTCGAATCTAGCAATTATGGGAAGATATGTACTTACCCCGGAAATTTTTATGTTCTTGGATCAGATGGAGACGGGTGCTGGTGGTGAGATTCAGCTGACGGATGCGATTCAGAAGTTGAATCAGATTCAGCGTGTGTTTGCTTATGATTTTGAGGGTAAGCGATATGATGTTGGAGAGAAGGTTGGGTTTGTTAAGACTACTTTGGAATTTGCTTTGCAGGATGAAGGATTAAGACCTGAGGTGCTGGCTTATCTTGATGAGGTTATGGCTAAGGAAAAAGTTAAATAA
- a CDS encoding NAD-dependent epimerase/dehydratase family protein, whose amino-acid sequence MRKILITGLTSYIGNNLKRFLENYPTKYSIEIISLRDDSWKQIDFSDFDVLVHVAAIAHIKETKANQGIYYRINRDLAYEVAYKAKREGVKQLVFLSSMSVYGIESGVISENTPESPKSNYGKSKLQAEELIQTLKSEDFGVAVIRPPMVYGKDCKGNYQRLAKLALTIPLFPDVKNMRSMIYIDNLCEFIRLLIDECSNGVFFPQNEEYVCTSEMVRLISEAHGKKIRLTKLFNPLFTILKINVVNKVFGNLIYEKHLSKHPLEYNLYPIKESIRKTEVN is encoded by the coding sequence ATGAGGAAAATTTTAATAACAGGCTTAACTAGTTATATAGGTAATAATTTGAAAAGATTTCTAGAAAATTATCCTACTAAATATTCTATTGAGATTATAAGTCTAAGAGATGATTCGTGGAAACAAATAGACTTTTCGGATTTTGATGTTTTAGTTCATGTTGCAGCTATAGCCCATATAAAGGAAACTAAGGCTAATCAAGGGATTTATTATAGAATAAATAGAGATTTAGCATACGAAGTGGCTTATAAAGCAAAGCGGGAAGGTGTTAAACAGTTAGTATTTTTAAGCTCAATGAGTGTGTACGGAATAGAAAGTGGTGTTATAAGTGAAAATACTCCAGAAAGTCCAAAAAGCAACTATGGTAAATCAAAGCTTCAGGCTGAAGAGTTAATTCAAACTTTGAAATCAGAGGATTTCGGGGTTGCAGTTATACGCCCACCAATGGTTTATGGAAAAGACTGTAAAGGTAACTATCAAAGATTAGCAAAGCTAGCATTAACAATCCCTTTATTCCCAGATGTTAAAAACATGCGAAGTATGATATATATAGATAATTTATGTGAATTCATTAGGTTGCTAATTGATGAATGTAGTAACGGAGTATTTTTCCCTCAGAATGAGGAATATGTTTGTACATCTGAAATGGTTAGGTTAATATCTGAAGCACATGGCAAGAAGATAAGGCTTACCAAGCTATTTAACCCTCTATTTACTATATTAAAAATAAATGTAGTGAACAAAGTGTTTGGTAACCTGATCTATGAAAAACACCTATCAAAACACCCTTTAGAATATAATTTGTACCCCATAAAAGAAAGTATAAGAAAAACAGAGGTGAATTAA
- a CDS encoding cell wall-binding repeat-containing protein, whose amino-acid sequence MSKIKFSALLVFLLTLTGFVAASSQASAVANYERIAGSNRVDTSVQISNMGWEQADSVILARADNPADALSSASLSGALDAPILLTYPNKISQSVIDEIDRLGAANVYILGGTAAISSTVEAALDKLELNTIRVNGKNRFETAANINKKAGSSLGTKAIVVNGFAVADALSASSNSAINQIPIYLANKTSLPVNLPANIKEVLIYGGEGVVGKQVAQYLQNQGKKVTRIAGSNRYMTNLAAADPSLGNHVIIVRGISTSPTSEEYPDAVAGAGLSHKIDANIILTHPDTPVSATLDYFNKNRYWGYFILGGEKAVSTKTAIDLSFHPDSKVLKTFGQNIIASAMDPLRPVLYSLSDDDNSLHSYNYVTGEQKSIKFNDMPEQLYVANNKVYVTLVHGEHDDYWFDDQSGGIAVVNAEQFRLEKQFEIALDPFDIVVDQQGFIYVSGGSGQWTELKSYSGVTGEELSGERIYQQGYLELSPNQSKIYSIDTGLSPRDISEYYISGGMITGEKDSPYHGDYDLGDFHTISNIKVSPDGKYLFNNMGHVFKGNLDYAAELWFPYEDLAFDLDQNRFFTGISSFIFKHDYSDFMFNRYYQLNGELEAIYQKDGKLYVLSLLEVSSTGLQRYALEQLDPAKGVEHKINTQSTESTEKTLQSIMK is encoded by the coding sequence TTGTCGAAAATCAAGTTTTCTGCCTTACTAGTATTTTTACTAACATTGACTGGATTTGTAGCCGCTTCCTCTCAAGCGTCTGCAGTAGCAAATTACGAGAGGATTGCCGGTTCGAACCGAGTTGATACTTCTGTACAGATTTCGAATATGGGCTGGGAGCAGGCAGATTCCGTTATACTTGCACGGGCTGATAACCCAGCGGATGCCTTATCATCAGCTTCCTTATCAGGTGCTTTAGATGCACCAATCCTGCTTACCTATCCTAATAAAATCTCTCAATCTGTCATTGATGAGATTGATCGCTTAGGTGCTGCGAATGTATATATTTTAGGTGGCACTGCGGCCATCAGCAGTACAGTTGAAGCCGCACTGGACAAGCTGGAACTTAATACGATTAGAGTGAACGGGAAAAACCGTTTTGAGACGGCGGCTAATATCAATAAGAAAGCCGGAAGTTCGTTGGGGACTAAAGCAATCGTCGTCAACGGGTTTGCAGTTGCTGATGCTTTATCCGCTTCAAGCAACTCTGCTATTAACCAGATTCCAATTTACCTTGCGAACAAAACGAGTCTGCCAGTCAATTTGCCAGCCAATATTAAAGAAGTACTGATCTATGGCGGAGAAGGCGTAGTCGGAAAACAGGTTGCCCAGTACCTGCAGAACCAGGGGAAAAAGGTGACCAGGATCGCTGGCAGCAACCGATATATGACTAACCTTGCGGCGGCTGACCCTTCCCTCGGTAATCATGTCATTATCGTACGCGGAATCAGTACAAGCCCAACAAGTGAGGAATATCCTGATGCAGTTGCAGGAGCTGGGTTATCCCACAAAATAGATGCGAATATTATCCTGACACATCCTGATACTCCTGTATCAGCTACATTAGATTATTTTAATAAGAACCGTTATTGGGGTTATTTCATACTTGGCGGAGAGAAAGCTGTATCAACTAAAACCGCAATCGACTTGAGCTTTCACCCGGATTCAAAAGTATTGAAAACCTTCGGGCAAAATATCATTGCTTCTGCGATGGACCCGTTAAGACCAGTTTTATATTCTTTAAGCGATGACGATAATAGTCTGCATTCCTATAATTATGTAACAGGGGAGCAGAAATCTATCAAATTCAACGACATGCCAGAACAGCTTTATGTTGCGAACAACAAGGTCTATGTTACGCTCGTTCATGGAGAGCATGACGATTATTGGTTCGATGACCAATCAGGCGGAATTGCCGTCGTAAATGCAGAACAATTCAGGTTGGAGAAGCAATTCGAAATTGCGCTTGATCCATTTGATATAGTTGTCGATCAACAGGGATTCATCTATGTTTCCGGCGGTTCTGGCCAGTGGACTGAGCTAAAAAGCTACTCAGGAGTAACGGGCGAAGAACTATCAGGGGAAAGAATTTACCAGCAGGGCTATCTTGAATTAAGCCCTAACCAGAGCAAAATATATTCTATTGATACAGGTCTATCTCCTCGTGATATAAGCGAATATTATATTTCAGGAGGAATGATCACAGGGGAAAAAGATTCCCCATATCATGGTGATTATGATTTAGGCGATTTCCATACTATTTCAAACATCAAAGTTTCTCCTGATGGCAAATATCTATTTAATAATATGGGCCATGTTTTCAAAGGGAATTTAGACTATGCTGCCGAGCTGTGGTTCCCATACGAGGATCTGGCCTTTGACCTTGACCAGAACAGATTTTTCACAGGCATCAGCAGCTTTATCTTCAAGCATGACTACTCTGACTTTATGTTTAACCGTTATTACCAGCTTAATGGAGAACTAGAAGCGATCTATCAGAAAGACGGAAAGCTATATGTCCTATCTTTACTTGAAGTCAGCAGCACTGGACTTCAAAGATATGCGCTTGAACAGCTTGATCCTGCAAAAGGTGTGGAACATAAAATCAACACACAATCAACAGAGTCTACAGAAAAGACGCTTCAGAGCATTATGAAATAG
- a CDS encoding polysaccharide biosynthesis protein yields MSYHKRLLFLAGLDSIIVLSAIHLSYIPLHPSLETFSYEHLFLSAIVLVSSYHLFASFLQLYNKAWEYASIGELVGIFRAVTLAILTVALFQFAFNVPFYGRVLFSAWSVLILTIGGSRFLWRVYRDRYIKPDDNTKRVMIVGAGQAGTLLARQLKNNPELGMVTAAFIDDDSRKYKLQVLGVPVAGTSENIVEAVEKYRIDRIVIAIPSLKKEELNRIFAECAKTNIKTQIMPKIEDVMLGKVAVSQFRDVEVEDLLGREPIKLDIEGISEYVSGKTVLVTGAGGSIGSEICRQICQFNPAKLVLVGHGENSIYTIDMELRNQYGQAIEIIPVIGDVQDRDRMFEVMEEHAPDVVYHAAAHKHVPLMEYNPREAVKNNVFGTKNVAEAADTFGVGTFVLVSTDKAVNPTNVMGSTKRIAEMIIQQLDQHSKTKFVAVRFGNVLGSRGSVIPLFKKQIQAGGPVTVTHPDMTRYFMTIPEASRLVIQAGSLARGGEIFVLDMGEPVKITDLAKNLIRLSGYTIEDIGIRYSGLRPGEKMFEELLNEKEIHPEPIFPKIFIGKAVLDQEEEISYLLERYENFTSPQLKEYVINLANRKKNKIFLVAK; encoded by the coding sequence ATGAGTTACCATAAACGTCTGCTTTTTTTAGCCGGTCTCGATTCGATCATTGTTTTATCTGCGATTCACCTAAGTTACATACCACTTCATCCATCACTTGAAACCTTCAGTTATGAACATCTTTTTTTGAGTGCGATTGTTTTGGTCAGCAGCTATCATCTATTTGCCTCATTCCTTCAGCTATATAACAAAGCATGGGAGTATGCAAGCATTGGAGAATTGGTCGGAATCTTCAGGGCAGTTACCCTGGCGATCCTTACAGTAGCTCTGTTCCAATTCGCATTCAATGTTCCTTTCTACGGAAGAGTGCTGTTCAGTGCCTGGTCAGTTCTTATATTGACAATTGGCGGATCTCGCTTTCTTTGGAGAGTCTATCGTGATCGTTATATCAAGCCAGATGATAATACAAAGCGAGTCATGATCGTCGGAGCAGGACAAGCCGGTACTTTACTGGCGAGGCAGTTGAAGAACAACCCTGAACTTGGGATGGTGACGGCGGCATTTATAGATGATGATTCAAGGAAATATAAGCTGCAGGTATTAGGTGTTCCGGTAGCAGGAACTTCCGAAAACATTGTAGAGGCAGTTGAAAAGTACCGAATTGATCGAATCGTCATTGCGATTCCTTCGTTAAAGAAAGAAGAGTTAAACCGTATCTTTGCAGAGTGTGCAAAAACCAATATAAAGACACAGATCATGCCAAAAATCGAAGACGTCATGCTTGGCAAGGTGGCGGTCAGCCAGTTCCGTGATGTTGAGGTAGAAGATCTGCTGGGGCGTGAGCCAATCAAGTTGGACATTGAGGGCATTTCTGAATATGTTTCAGGCAAAACAGTCCTTGTTACCGGGGCAGGCGGCTCGATCGGATCCGAAATCTGCCGCCAGATTTGCCAGTTCAATCCGGCTAAGTTAGTGCTAGTAGGGCATGGTGAAAACAGTATCTATACAATTGATATGGAACTAAGGAACCAGTATGGACAAGCTATTGAAATTATCCCTGTAATCGGTGATGTTCAGGACCGTGACCGGATGTTCGAAGTGATGGAAGAGCATGCTCCGGATGTCGTCTATCATGCAGCTGCACATAAGCATGTTCCTTTAATGGAGTACAACCCTAGAGAAGCAGTAAAGAACAATGTATTTGGAACTAAGAATGTTGCCGAAGCAGCGGATACATTTGGGGTCGGAACATTTGTGCTTGTATCTACAGATAAAGCAGTAAATCCTACAAATGTCATGGGGTCAACAAAACGTATTGCTGAGATGATCATCCAACAACTCGACCAGCACAGCAAGACAAAATTCGTTGCTGTCCGATTTGGAAATGTACTTGGCAGCCGTGGCAGTGTAATCCCTCTATTCAAAAAACAAATTCAAGCTGGCGGACCGGTTACGGTTACCCATCCTGATATGACTAGGTACTTTATGACCATTCCGGAAGCATCAAGACTAGTCATCCAAGCTGGATCGCTTGCCCGGGGCGGGGAGATTTTTGTGCTTGATATGGGCGAGCCGGTTAAAATCACAGACCTAGCTAAAAACCTTATTAGATTGTCTGGTTATACTATAGAAGATATCGGAATCAGGTACTCTGGGTTAAGACCTGGTGAGAAAATGTTTGAAGAGCTGTTGAACGAAAAAGAAATTCATCCAGAGCCGATTTTCCCTAAGATTTTTATTGGGAAAGCAGTGCTGGATCAGGAAGAGGAAATTAGTTATCTTTTGGAGCGATATGAGAACTTTACTTCTCCGCAGCTGAAAGAGTATGTAATTAATCTAGCAAATCGTAAGAAAAATAAAATTTTCCTTGTTGCAAAGTAA
- a CDS encoding sugar transferase produces MYMKVKRLIDIILSLIGLIVLSPIFLFLIIAIKIDSRGPVLFKQKRVGINKTHFNILKFRTMRIDTPKDTPTHLLSDAERYITKMGKFLRKTSLDELPQIWNIFVGQMSIIGPRPALWNQYDLIAERDKYGANDVPPGLTGWAQINGRDELPIKVKAKLDGEYVGKIGFWMDFKCFFGTVVSVIKSDGVVEGSTGTKNEVPSSKETI; encoded by the coding sequence ATGTATATGAAGGTTAAAAGATTGATAGACATCATTCTTTCTTTAATTGGACTTATAGTATTATCACCGATTTTTCTATTTCTAATTATTGCTATTAAGATTGATTCAAGAGGACCAGTTCTATTTAAGCAAAAGCGTGTAGGAATTAACAAGACACATTTCAATATTTTGAAATTCCGTACCATGAGAATAGATACGCCTAAAGACACTCCGACTCACTTATTAAGTGATGCAGAACGATATATCACAAAAATGGGCAAATTTCTGAGAAAGACTTCACTTGATGAGCTACCGCAAATTTGGAATATCTTTGTTGGCCAAATGAGTATTATTGGTCCAAGACCGGCATTGTGGAACCAATATGATCTTATTGCTGAACGAGATAAGTATGGGGCTAATGATGTTCCACCTGGATTGACAGGATGGGCGCAAATTAATGGAAGAGATGAATTACCTATTAAGGTAAAAGCTAAATTAGATGGTGAATACGTTGGTAAAATAGGATTCTGGATGGATTTTAAGTGTTTCTTTGGAACAGTTGTTAGCGTTATAAAGAGTGATGGGGTTGTTGAAGGAAGTACAGGAACTAAGAATGAAGTTCCTAGTAGTAAGGAGACTATATGA
- a CDS encoding tyrosine-protein phosphatase, which yields MIDIHCHILPGIDDGAQSMEDTIKMARVAVGEGIHTIIATPHHKNSKYDNPKESIIPRVDEVNTVLKNEGVDLKVLPGQEVRLYGDVIEGIEKGEILSLNHTQYLFIEFPSNHVPRYAETLLFDLQLKEITPIIVHPERNQEIIERPEALYNLVKKGALTQVTASSISGHFGKKIRNFSYQLIEANLTHFIASDAHNVGSRGFKIAETMELIESKYGIDLVYYFQENAELLVQGNHVYQETPEPIKKKKFLGIF from the coding sequence ATGATTGACATACATTGTCACATATTGCCAGGAATTGACGATGGTGCCCAGAGTATGGAAGATACCATCAAAATGGCCCGTGTGGCAGTAGGCGAAGGTATTCATACAATCATCGCCACTCCTCACCATAAAAATAGCAAGTATGATAATCCGAAAGAGTCCATTATTCCTAGAGTGGATGAAGTGAATACAGTCTTAAAGAACGAGGGAGTCGATTTGAAGGTCCTTCCCGGACAGGAAGTTCGGCTCTATGGTGACGTCATTGAGGGAATTGAAAAAGGTGAAATATTGAGCTTGAATCATACTCAGTACTTATTCATTGAATTTCCTTCAAACCATGTGCCGCGATATGCGGAAACACTCTTGTTCGATCTCCAGTTGAAAGAAATCACACCAATCATTGTTCATCCTGAGAGAAATCAGGAAATCATCGAGCGTCCAGAGGCTTTATACAATCTCGTCAAAAAAGGCGCTCTGACACAAGTGACAGCATCGAGCATCAGCGGTCACTTCGGGAAGAAAATCAGGAATTTCTCCTATCAATTGATTGAAGCTAACCTTACTCATTTCATTGCTTCTGATGCGCATAATGTTGGAAGCAGGGGATTTAAGATAGCTGAAACGATGGAACTAATTGAATCAAAATATGGAATCGACCTAGTCTACTACTTTCAAGAGAATGCTGAGTTATTGGTTCAAGGGAATCATGTTTATCAGGAAACTCCAGAACCAATAAAAAAGAAAAAGTTCCTCGGGATTTTTTAG